From the genome of Bradyrhizobium elkanii USDA 76, one region includes:
- the ccoO gene encoding cytochrome-c oxidase, cbb3-type subunit II produces the protein MSLWNRHKIFEKNSIILIAGILAVIAIGGLVEITPLFYLKSTIEAVDGVRPYTPLELAGRNIYVREGCYVCHSQMIRPLRDEVERYGHYSLAAESMYDHPFQWGSKRTGPDLARIGGKYSDEWHVTHLTNPRAIVPQSVMPGYPSLANTEVDLTDMVAHLRTNRAIGVPYSEDQIKNAVADMKTQLDPDSANVESFQKRYPKAAVRNFDGRAGNPTELDALVAYLQMLGTLIDFKLYDEKANLR, from the coding sequence ATGTCGCTCTGGAACCGACACAAGATCTTTGAGAAGAACTCGATCATCTTAATCGCTGGCATCCTTGCCGTGATAGCGATCGGTGGCCTGGTCGAGATCACGCCGTTGTTCTACCTCAAGAGCACGATCGAGGCGGTGGACGGCGTGCGGCCGTATACGCCGCTCGAGCTTGCCGGCCGCAACATCTACGTACGCGAGGGATGCTATGTCTGTCACTCGCAGATGATCAGGCCGTTACGCGACGAGGTCGAGCGCTACGGGCATTACTCGCTGGCCGCTGAGAGCATGTATGACCATCCGTTTCAATGGGGCTCGAAGCGGACTGGCCCGGACCTCGCACGTATTGGCGGGAAATATTCCGATGAATGGCACGTCACGCATTTGACCAATCCGCGCGCGATCGTGCCGCAATCGGTGATGCCGGGCTATCCGTCGCTGGCGAACACCGAGGTCGACCTGACCGACATGGTCGCACATCTGCGCACCAATCGGGCGATCGGCGTCCCCTATAGCGAGGACCAGATCAAGAACGCTGTCGCCGACATGAAGACGCAACTCGATCCTGACAGCGCGAACGTCGAATCGTTCCAGAAGCGTTACCCGAAGGCCGCTGTGCGCAATTTCGACGGCAGGGCCGGCAATCCGACTGAACTCGATGCGCTCGTCGCCTACCTGCAGATGCTCGGCACGTTGATCGATTTCAAGCTCTACGACGAAAAAGCCAATCTGCGCTGA
- the ccoN gene encoding cytochrome-c oxidase, cbb3-type subunit I, whose product MTSPSFASKSTTMGEAGLMSVFAVSAYVFFFAGAMGHDSAFTFHALLASAASLTATGVILNRYYERPAQLPPAQINGRPNYNLGPIKFASVLAMFWGIAGFSIGLLIASQLAWPALNFDLPWASFGRLRPLHTSAVIFAFGGNVLIATSFYVVQKTCRTRLAGDLAPWFVVVGYNFFILIAGTGYLFGVTQSKEYAEPEWYADLWLTIVWITYLIVFVATLLKRKEPHIFVANWFYLAFIVTIAVLHLGNNPALPVSVFGSKSYIAWGGVQDAMFQWWYGHNAVGFFLTAGFLAIMYYFIPKRAERPVYSYRLSIIHFWALIFLYIWAGPHHLHYTALPDWTQTLGMTFSIMLWMPSWGGMINGMMTLSGAWDKLRTDPVLRMLVVSVAFYGMATFEGPTMAIKVVNSLSHYTDWTVGHVHSGALGWVGFVSFGALYCLIPWLWNRQLYSLKLVNWHFWIATIGIVLYISAMWVSGILQGLMWRAYTSLGFLEYSFIESVEAMHPFYIIRAAGGALFLIGALIMAANLWMTVNAREADQIQDARALQVAE is encoded by the coding sequence ATGACAAGCCCATCCTTTGCCTCGAAATCCACGACGATGGGTGAAGCAGGCCTGATGTCGGTATTTGCAGTTTCTGCCTACGTCTTCTTTTTCGCCGGAGCGATGGGGCACGATTCTGCGTTTACCTTCCACGCATTGCTGGCTTCCGCCGCCAGTCTGACCGCAACGGGCGTCATCCTCAATCGCTACTACGAACGGCCGGCGCAATTACCGCCGGCGCAGATCAATGGCCGACCGAACTACAATCTCGGTCCGATCAAATTCGCCTCGGTGCTGGCGATGTTCTGGGGCATTGCAGGCTTTTCCATCGGTCTGCTGATCGCCTCGCAACTTGCCTGGCCTGCACTGAATTTTGATTTGCCCTGGGCGAGCTTCGGTCGGCTCCGGCCCTTGCACACATCGGCTGTGATCTTTGCGTTCGGCGGAAACGTGCTCATCGCGACCTCGTTCTACGTCGTGCAAAAGACCTGCCGCACCCGCTTGGCTGGCGATCTGGCGCCATGGTTTGTGGTCGTTGGCTATAATTTCTTCATTCTGATCGCAGGCACTGGCTATCTGTTCGGTGTCACCCAGTCGAAGGAATATGCCGAGCCGGAGTGGTACGCCGATCTCTGGCTCACCATTGTCTGGATCACTTATCTCATTGTGTTCGTGGCGACACTGTTGAAGCGGAAGGAGCCGCATATCTTCGTCGCCAACTGGTTCTATCTCGCCTTTATCGTCACCATTGCGGTGCTCCACCTTGGCAACAATCCCGCATTGCCGGTATCGGTGTTCGGTTCGAAATCCTACATTGCCTGGGGCGGCGTGCAGGATGCCATGTTTCAGTGGTGGTACGGCCATAACGCGGTCGGCTTCTTCCTGACCGCCGGCTTCCTGGCGATCATGTACTACTTCATTCCGAAAAGAGCCGAACGGCCGGTCTATTCTTACCGTCTCTCAATCATCCATTTCTGGGCGCTAATCTTCCTCTACATCTGGGCCGGACCGCACCATCTGCACTACACCGCCCTGCCGGACTGGACGCAGACGCTGGGCATGACGTTCTCGATCATGCTGTGGATGCCCTCATGGGGCGGCATGATCAACGGCATGATGACGCTCTCGGGCGCCTGGGACAAGCTCCGCACCGACCCGGTACTTCGTATGCTCGTGGTCTCGGTTGCCTTTTACGGCATGGCGACATTTGAAGGTCCCACCATGGCAATCAAGGTCGTCAACTCGCTTAGCCATTACACGGACTGGACGGTCGGCCATGTGCATTCGGGCGCACTGGGCTGGGTTGGCTTCGTATCATTCGGCGCGCTGTATTGTCTGATTCCCTGGCTTTGGAATCGACAGCTGTATAGCCTCAAGCTCGTCAACTGGCACTTCTGGATCGCCACGATCGGGATCGTGCTCTACATCTCCGCGATGTGGGTGTCCGGCATCCTGCAGGGGCTGATGTGGCGCGCCTATACTTCGCTCGGTTTCCTCGAGTACTCGTTCATCGAGTCGGTCGAGGCCATGCATCCCTTCTACATCATCCGTGCCGCGGGTGGCGCACTGTTCCTGATCGGCGCGCTGATCATGGCCGCCAATCTCTGGATGACGGTGAATGCGCGGGAAGCTGATCAAATCCAGGACGCTCGAGCGCTCCAGGTCGCGGAATAG
- a CDS encoding cbb3-type cytochrome c oxidase subunit 3 has product MKAVISIENLASSFVVTLWTPLFVGIFIAIVVYALWPRNKRRFDSAARMPLRRD; this is encoded by the coding sequence ATGAAAGCGGTTATTTCCATCGAGAATCTGGCATCGAGCTTCGTTGTGACGCTCTGGACGCCGCTGTTCGTCGGCATCTTCATAGCCATCGTCGTTTACGCGCTGTGGCCTCGCAACAAGAGGCGTTTTGATTCTGCGGCGCGCATGCCGCTGCGCCGGGACTGA
- a CDS encoding FixH family protein, whose translation MTASNQVTWPITGRFVLIAILAFFSVVIGANLVMMRFAIVTLPGTEVDSAYRASLAYQREIIAARQQNERNWQVQVYIHRQSDGEAELAIEARDRLGAPLAGMNFVARLERPVDRRADRAIDVSQANAGIYRGSASGVAVGQWDLVIEGDDDDRRMFLSKNRIVLN comes from the coding sequence ATGACCGCATCAAATCAAGTCACGTGGCCCATTACCGGGCGCTTCGTCCTGATCGCGATCCTTGCGTTCTTTTCGGTCGTGATCGGCGCCAATCTGGTCATGATGCGCTTTGCCATCGTTACGCTGCCGGGGACGGAGGTTGACAGCGCCTATCGTGCGAGCCTCGCCTATCAGCGCGAGATCATCGCGGCACGGCAGCAGAACGAGCGAAACTGGCAGGTGCAGGTATACATCCACCGGCAGTCGGATGGTGAAGCTGAGCTTGCGATCGAGGCGCGCGACCGCCTAGGTGCGCCTCTCGCCGGAATGAATTTCGTGGCCCGCCTCGAGCGCCCGGTCGACCGCCGGGCCGATCGGGCGATTGATGTCTCGCAGGCCAATGCTGGGATCTACCGCGGCAGCGCCTCGGGCGTCGCTGTCGGACAGTGGGATCTCGTGATCGAGGGCGACGATGACGACCGCCGCATGTTTCTGTCGAAGAACCGCATCGTCCTGAATTGA
- a CDS encoding heavy metal translocating P-type ATPase, whose protein sequence is MQSDIDFSHFLKRTGAGRLQLDLAVEGISCVGCMGKIERNLSSIPDVTSARVNLTDNRLALEWKAGALDPALFVKRLAELGYRAYPFQRDNAETLEAERAQELLRRLGVAAFAAMNVMMLSIPVWSGNVSDMLPEQRDFFHWLSALIVLPAAAYCAQPFFSSAFAVLRARGTNMDVPISIGILLALATSLIETIAHAEHAYFDAAIMLIAFLLAGRYLDQNMRRRTRAFASNLAALKAETAAKFISPTEIRTVPVAAIKPGDIVLVRPGECCTVDGNVIEGSSEIDQSLITGETLPAIATPGSAVFAGTLVRSGTLRVRAAATSDGTLLAEISRLLDHALQARSRYLRLAERASRLYAPIVHITAFLTMLGWLASGATFHNSVVTAIAVLIITCPCALGLAIPAVQTVAAGALFRSGVLLNAGDAIERIAEVDRVIFDKTGTLTLPELDVANLAGIPEDVVKLAGRLALSSRHPVAAALARAAGANEPLADIEEEPGRGVRGYYEGAPIRLGRPLFCGADSLADEILCHDPEASVVAFSHGEARHVFAIRQRMRPDAVEVVTSLARLGIMVEIVSGDREPAVRRAAETLGIHKWRANVSPTDKVARVEDLTSRGYKVLMVGDGLNDAPALAAAHASMSPVTATHMSQAVADAIFLGAHLGPVIKAVIASRGALRLMRQNLCLAVVYNVLAVPVAIAGLVTPLIAAAAMSCSSVLVMLNALRARRGEAL, encoded by the coding sequence ATGCAGTCCGACATCGACTTTTCTCACTTTCTGAAGAGGACAGGCGCGGGCCGTCTCCAGCTTGACCTTGCGGTGGAGGGGATCAGTTGCGTGGGCTGCATGGGCAAGATCGAGCGCAATCTGTCGAGCATTCCGGATGTGACCTCGGCACGCGTGAACCTCACCGATAATCGGCTGGCGCTCGAATGGAAGGCCGGAGCCCTCGATCCAGCTCTATTTGTCAAGCGGCTCGCCGAATTAGGCTATAGGGCATATCCGTTCCAGCGGGACAATGCGGAGACGCTGGAGGCGGAGAGAGCGCAGGAATTGCTGCGGCGGCTGGGCGTCGCCGCCTTTGCCGCGATGAACGTGATGATGCTGTCGATCCCGGTATGGTCCGGAAATGTCTCGGATATGCTGCCGGAACAGCGCGACTTCTTTCATTGGCTCTCCGCGCTGATCGTCCTGCCGGCCGCGGCTTATTGTGCGCAACCATTCTTCTCTTCCGCTTTTGCCGTGCTGCGGGCGCGCGGAACCAATATGGACGTTCCGATCAGCATCGGCATTCTGCTCGCCCTGGCGACATCGCTGATCGAGACCATCGCTCATGCCGAGCACGCCTATTTCGATGCGGCGATCATGTTGATCGCCTTTCTGCTCGCAGGTCGCTATCTTGACCAGAACATGAGGCGACGCACCCGCGCCTTCGCCAGCAACCTTGCAGCACTCAAGGCGGAGACTGCGGCGAAGTTCATTAGCCCGACCGAGATCAGAACCGTTCCGGTGGCGGCGATCAAGCCGGGGGACATCGTGCTGGTGCGCCCCGGCGAATGCTGTACAGTCGACGGCAACGTGATCGAGGGAAGCTCCGAGATCGATCAAAGCCTTATTACCGGCGAGACTTTGCCGGCGATCGCGACGCCCGGCAGCGCGGTGTTCGCCGGCACATTGGTACGGTCCGGCACCCTGCGCGTCCGTGCAGCGGCGACCTCGGACGGCACACTGCTTGCTGAGATTTCCAGGCTGCTCGATCATGCCCTGCAAGCGCGCTCGCGCTATCTGCGCCTCGCCGAACGCGCGTCGCGACTCTATGCGCCGATCGTTCACATCACGGCCTTCCTGACCATGCTGGGTTGGCTTGCCTCTGGCGCCACCTTTCATAATTCGGTGGTCACGGCGATCGCAGTCTTGATCATCACCTGCCCCTGCGCGCTGGGTCTGGCTATCCCCGCGGTGCAGACGGTGGCCGCCGGCGCACTGTTCCGTTCCGGCGTGCTGCTCAATGCCGGGGATGCAATCGAGCGTATCGCCGAGGTGGATCGGGTGATCTTCGACAAAACCGGGACGCTGACGCTGCCTGAACTCGATGTCGCCAATCTCGCTGGCATTCCCGAGGATGTCGTCAAATTGGCGGGCCGGCTGGCGCTGTCGAGCCGCCATCCGGTCGCCGCCGCCCTGGCGCGTGCTGCCGGCGCAAACGAGCCGTTGGCCGATATCGAAGAGGAGCCGGGACGGGGCGTCCGCGGTTACTATGAGGGCGCGCCGATCCGGCTGGGCCGCCCCTTGTTCTGCGGCGCTGACAGCCTCGCTGACGAGATCCTGTGCCATGATCCCGAGGCCTCCGTCGTCGCGTTCAGCCACGGCGAGGCGAGGCATGTCTTTGCCATCAGGCAAAGGATGCGGCCGGACGCGGTCGAGGTCGTCACAAGCCTCGCACGCCTTGGCATCATGGTGGAGATCGTTTCCGGGGATCGCGAGCCGGCTGTTCGGCGGGCGGCCGAGACGCTTGGCATTCACAAGTGGCGGGCCAACGTCTCGCCGACGGACAAGGTCGCCCGGGTCGAAGATCTGACGAGCAGGGGATACAAGGTGTTGATGGTCGGCGATGGCTTGAACGACGCGCCCGCGCTCGCAGCAGCCCATGCCTCGATGTCGCCTGTCACCGCTACCCATATGAGCCAGGCGGTCGCTGATGCGATCTTCCTCGGTGCGCATCTTGGGCCCGTGATAAAGGCGGTCATTGCCTCGCGCGGGGCGCTGCGGCTGATGCGGCAGAATCTCTGTCTTGCTGTCGTCTACAACGTCCTGGCTGTGCCCGTTGCGATCGCCGGCTTGGTGACGCCGCTGATTGCCGCCGCGGCAATGTCATGCTCGTCGGTGCTGGTCATGCTTAACGCGCTGCGGGCGCGAAGAGGCGAGGCCCTCTGA
- a CDS encoding PAS domain S-box protein yields MSDHIWYRYGTAAAAAALALVLRAALNPYLDDRSFTIIYLPAIVFAAFAGGRGPASFATLLCLVISAAFLGKSLITVSANMIDIAAFAVLGPMLGFMGDRLRQESEQARYRQAHLQSILDTVPEAMIVIDEKGIIRSFSAAAVRLFGWLPDEVVGKTVSKLMPQPYRAEHDRYIERYLTTGERRIIGIGRIVVGERSDGSTFPMELAVGEAKVRGERFFTGFIRDLTERRAQERRLQELQSELVHVSRLTAMGEMASSIAHEINQPLSAITNYMRGAKALLASDKPNANRIGDALEHAVQQALRAGDIIKRLREFVAKGETQHSVENPLTLLEEAVALALLGAKEQGVRVTMRSDRDLPSMIVDKIQIQQVALNLIRNAIEAMASCPRRELTVGVSKVDGLARFTVADTGSGISPDVADRLFQPFVTTKEHGMGVGLSICRTIVESHGGHIVAEANPGGGTIFQFTLPFADVGEEA; encoded by the coding sequence ATGTCCGACCACATCTGGTATCGCTATGGTACTGCCGCGGCAGCCGCCGCGCTCGCCCTCGTGCTCCGCGCGGCGCTCAATCCGTATCTCGATGACCGCTCATTTACGATCATCTACCTTCCGGCGATCGTTTTTGCCGCTTTCGCCGGCGGCCGCGGACCAGCGAGCTTCGCGACCCTGCTCTGCCTCGTCATCAGCGCGGCATTTCTTGGGAAAAGCCTCATCACCGTTTCCGCAAACATGATCGATATTGCCGCATTTGCGGTACTAGGTCCCATGCTTGGCTTCATGGGCGACCGGCTGCGGCAGGAATCGGAGCAGGCGCGGTATCGGCAAGCTCATCTGCAGTCGATCCTGGACACCGTACCGGAAGCCATGATCGTCATTGACGAGAAGGGTATCATTCGCTCGTTCAGCGCCGCGGCAGTGCGTTTATTTGGCTGGTTGCCGGACGAAGTGGTTGGAAAGACTGTATCCAAGTTGATGCCGCAGCCCTACCGGGCCGAGCATGACCGCTACATTGAACGTTATCTGACCACCGGCGAGCGGCGCATCATTGGCATCGGTCGCATCGTGGTGGGCGAGCGGAGCGACGGCTCGACCTTTCCGATGGAGCTTGCCGTCGGCGAGGCCAAAGTGCGCGGCGAACGCTTCTTCACCGGCTTTATCCGAGACTTAACCGAACGGCGGGCGCAGGAACGGCGGCTGCAGGAGCTGCAGTCCGAACTCGTCCATGTGTCGCGGCTAACAGCCATGGGTGAGATGGCATCGTCTATTGCCCATGAAATCAACCAGCCGCTCTCCGCCATCACAAACTATATGCGCGGCGCAAAGGCTCTGCTGGCGTCAGACAAGCCGAACGCCAATCGCATTGGTGATGCACTCGAACACGCCGTCCAACAGGCTCTGCGCGCCGGCGATATCATCAAGCGCTTGCGGGAGTTCGTTGCCAAAGGCGAGACGCAGCATTCTGTGGAAAATCCGCTCACGCTACTTGAAGAGGCTGTAGCGCTGGCCCTGCTCGGCGCCAAGGAGCAAGGCGTGCGGGTGACAATGCGCAGCGACCGCGATCTGCCGTCAATGATCGTAGATAAGATCCAGATCCAGCAAGTCGCTCTGAACCTGATACGCAACGCGATCGAGGCGATGGCTTCCTGTCCGCGCCGCGAATTGACCGTCGGAGTCAGCAAGGTCGATGGTCTCGCCAGGTTTACCGTTGCTGATACGGGTTCCGGTATCAGCCCTGATGTCGCCGACCGCCTGTTCCAACCCTTTGTCACGACGAAGGAACACGGCATGGGTGTTGGACTATCAATCTGCCGGACAATCGTGGAATCCCATGGCGGCCACATCGTGGCGGAAGCAAATCCGGGTGGCGGCACGATCTTTCAGTTCACGCTGCCATTTGCGGACGTCGGTGAAGAAGCATGA
- the fixJ gene encoding response regulator FixJ, with the protein MTGRRILVIDDEAAMRDSLAFLLDISGFWVATYETATEFLNDIASGPIDCVVSDIRMPGMSGLELVRKLKADRLDCPVVLITGHGDVSLAVEAMKAGAVDFIEKPFEDEVLLRAINAALEARPTKPDDDAAKLQAEGRLADLSSRERDVLQGLLAGKINKVIAHDLGISPRTVEVYRANLMAKTNVRSMSELMRIAIAAGF; encoded by the coding sequence ATGACCGGGCGGCGCATTCTTGTGATCGACGATGAAGCCGCGATGCGGGATTCGCTGGCGTTTCTGCTTGATATTAGTGGTTTCTGGGTAGCAACCTACGAGACCGCGACCGAGTTTCTCAATGACATTGCAAGCGGTCCGATCGACTGCGTTGTATCAGACATCCGCATGCCAGGAATGAGCGGCCTCGAACTGGTCCGCAAGCTGAAGGCCGATCGCCTCGACTGTCCGGTCGTCCTGATAACCGGTCATGGTGATGTATCACTCGCAGTTGAAGCGATGAAAGCGGGTGCGGTCGATTTCATCGAGAAGCCGTTCGAGGATGAGGTGCTGTTGCGTGCCATCAACGCTGCTTTGGAAGCGCGGCCAACGAAGCCAGACGATGACGCAGCGAAACTGCAGGCAGAAGGGCGCCTTGCCGACCTCTCGTCGCGCGAACGTGACGTCCTGCAGGGACTATTAGCCGGCAAGATCAACAAGGTAATCGCCCATGATCTTGGCATCAGCCCCCGGACGGTCGAGGTTTATCGCGCCAACCTGATGGCCAAGACCAATGTACGCAGCATGTCTGAGTTGATGCGGATTGCCATCGCCGCAGGATTCTAG
- the ccoG gene encoding cytochrome c oxidase accessory protein CcoG, whose product MKPTVNKTVSLDEPVSDEDGPLYTAHRKVYPQSVRGTFRTIKWRLMVVCLGIYYLLPFVRWHRGLGAPDQAVLLDFPNRRFYFFFIELWPQELYYFTGLLVLAAIVLFLMNALGGRIWCGYLCPQTVWTDLFYAVERWVEGDRRERLKAAARPMTAGRAAKRVLKHAIWLMIAWWTGGAWVLYFADAPTLVHDLATFQAPATAYIWIGILTALTYLLAGYMREQVCVYMCPWPRIQAALTDEWALNVAYKYDRGEQRCSLKKSFDLRARGERVGDCIDCNQCAAVCPTGIDIRNGAQLGCIQCGLCIDACDAVMKKIGRKSGLIGYDNDINIRRRMDGKPELFKPVRPRTLVYAFLITIICAVMVYELLSRTMLDLSVLHDRNPMAVRLSDGSVRNAYTVRLLNRRDFDRVIAIDIDGPPKTSVHVVGADSVTVDRPMIVLARDTTTELRVLLTAPVDGMAERSMPVRFRVTDLGLGEVASASDHFVLP is encoded by the coding sequence ATGAAGCCCACCGTAAACAAGACCGTTTCGCTCGATGAGCCAGTGAGTGACGAGGATGGACCCCTCTATACAGCCCATAGGAAGGTCTATCCGCAGAGCGTCCGCGGTACTTTCCGCACGATCAAATGGCGGCTGATGGTCGTGTGTCTGGGGATCTACTATCTGCTGCCCTTCGTGCGTTGGCATCGCGGCCTCGGCGCTCCCGACCAGGCGGTGTTGCTCGATTTTCCAAACCGGCGGTTCTACTTCTTCTTCATCGAACTGTGGCCCCAAGAGCTCTATTACTTCACCGGTTTGCTCGTGCTTGCTGCCATCGTGCTGTTCCTGATGAACGCACTGGGCGGGCGGATTTGGTGCGGTTATCTGTGCCCGCAGACGGTCTGGACCGACCTGTTCTATGCGGTCGAGCGCTGGGTCGAGGGCGACCGTCGCGAGCGGCTGAAGGCCGCCGCGCGCCCGATGACAGCAGGGCGCGCGGCAAAGCGCGTGCTGAAGCACGCAATCTGGTTGATGATTGCCTGGTGGACCGGCGGCGCCTGGGTGCTCTACTTCGCCGACGCGCCGACCTTGGTGCACGATCTGGCAACGTTCCAAGCGCCCGCAACCGCCTATATCTGGATTGGGATCCTGACCGCTTTGACATATCTGCTGGCTGGCTACATGCGCGAGCAGGTTTGCGTTTATATGTGCCCGTGGCCGCGCATCCAGGCCGCGCTCACCGACGAATGGGCCCTCAATGTCGCCTACAAATACGACCGCGGCGAGCAGCGCTGCTCATTGAAGAAATCATTCGATCTGCGCGCACGCGGCGAAAGGGTCGGAGACTGCATCGATTGTAATCAATGCGCGGCGGTCTGTCCGACCGGGATCGATATACGAAATGGCGCCCAGCTGGGCTGCATCCAGTGCGGGCTGTGCATCGATGCCTGCGATGCCGTCATGAAGAAGATCGGGCGCAAAAGCGGCCTGATCGGTTACGACAACGACATCAATATCCGCCGGCGGATGGACGGCAAGCCGGAGCTGTTCAAGCCGGTGCGCCCGCGCACGCTCGTTTATGCCTTTTTGATCACGATCATCTGCGCGGTGATGGTTTATGAGTTGTTGTCGAGAACGATGCTCGATCTCAGCGTTCTGCATGATCGTAATCCCATGGCTGTCAGACTCAGCGATGGATCGGTTCGCAACGCCTATACCGTGCGTTTGCTCAACAGGCGCGACTTCGATCGGGTAATCGCGATCGACATCGATGGGCCGCCCAAGACGTCCGTCCACGTCGTCGGCGCCGATTCGGTGACCGTGGATCGGCCGATGATCGTCCTGGCTCGCGATACGACGACAGAACTGCGTGTGCTGTTGACGGCGCCGGTTGACGGCATGGCGGAACGCTCGATGCCGGTGAGGTTTCGGGTCACCGACCTTGGCCTCGGCGAGGTCGCCTCCGCATCGGATCATTTTGTTCTCCCCTGA
- the ccoP gene encoding cytochrome-c oxidase, cbb3-type subunit III produces the protein MTEHNDIDHISGRSTTGHEWDGIKELNTPLPRWWILSFYATILWAIGYWVVYPAWPLLSSYTTGVFDYSTRASVVNDLASLEELRGEKMAVLGKASLTEIEKDPALLGLARARGKTVFADNCAPCHGSGGAGAKGYPNLNDDDWLWGGSLDQILQTIQFGARSGHAQAHEGQMLAFGRDGILTKTEIVTVANYVRSLSGLTTAAKFDAAAGTKIFAENCAVCHGENAKGNQALGAPNLTDRIWLYGSDEDTLVETISYGRAGIMPAWSGRLDPITVRALAVYVHSLGGGQ, from the coding sequence ATGACCGAGCACAACGACATCGATCACATCTCCGGCCGCTCCACGACGGGGCACGAATGGGATGGTATAAAGGAACTCAACACGCCGCTGCCACGCTGGTGGATTCTGAGCTTCTACGCCACAATCCTTTGGGCGATAGGCTACTGGGTCGTTTATCCGGCATGGCCGCTCCTCTCAAGCTACACGACAGGCGTGTTTGATTATTCGACCCGCGCCAGCGTCGTCAACGACCTCGCAAGTCTTGAGGAGCTGCGCGGCGAGAAGATGGCCGTGCTGGGCAAAGCGTCTCTTACCGAGATCGAGAAGGATCCGGCCCTGCTGGGATTGGCTCGCGCGCGCGGCAAGACGGTGTTCGCGGACAATTGCGCGCCATGCCACGGGAGCGGTGGCGCGGGTGCCAAGGGGTATCCGAATCTCAATGACGATGACTGGTTGTGGGGCGGATCGCTCGACCAGATCCTGCAGACCATCCAGTTCGGCGCACGTTCCGGGCATGCCCAGGCGCATGAGGGACAAATGCTGGCCTTTGGCCGCGACGGCATTCTCACGAAAACCGAGATTGTCACCGTAGCAAACTACGTGCGATCGCTGTCAGGCCTGACCACGGCAGCCAAGTTCGATGCTGCGGCCGGCACCAAGATCTTTGCCGAGAATTGCGCGGTCTGTCATGGCGAGAACGCCAAAGGCAATCAGGCGCTCGGCGCACCGAATCTGACTGACCGGATTTGGCTGTACGGCTCGGACGAGGACACGCTGGTCGAGACCATCAGCTATGGCCGCGCCGGCATCATGCCGGCTTGGAGCGGGCGGCTCGATCCCATCACAGTCAGGGCACTTGCCGTCTATGTCCATTCGCTCGGCGGCGGACAATAG
- the ccoS gene encoding cbb3-type cytochrome oxidase assembly protein CcoS — MEVLIYLVPLALSLGFLGLLGFLWSLKSGQYDDLDGAAWRAIADEEPDQPPVPVQIVPTDQRICGSGRRREY; from the coding sequence ATGGAAGTGCTGATCTATCTGGTTCCGCTCGCCCTTTCACTCGGCTTCCTCGGTCTGCTTGGCTTTCTGTGGTCGCTGAAGAGCGGCCAATATGACGATCTCGACGGCGCGGCCTGGCGCGCCATCGCCGATGAGGAGCCCGATCAGCCTCCAGTGCCGGTCCAAATAGTGCCAACGGACCAGCGCATTTGTGGAAGCGGGCGTCGACGCGAGTACTAA